A stretch of the Leguminivora glycinivorella isolate SPB_JAAS2020 chromosome 2, LegGlyc_1.1, whole genome shotgun sequence genome encodes the following:
- the LOC125238899 gene encoding uncharacterized protein LOC125238899, which yields MGADAARPPSPPSGPAGVTEGLSVAGAQPMGAATANSTLRYGLTVETPRSPSYDTTLLWRRDLAKRLRRRSRPTPIPARHPKAAVIDRTTEKRKSLQETTKEVNKPIIKAQSVRSHASSRTVIEAQLSQAELEASERLAEISRRELQLEADMVRKRLDARKLQIRANADSADEHESAGSVRNSNQDRLDEWLENSRDATSKPICKRLTDEPLSKYETPRRPAQAERHIRGLSPDRQRRRRSTTPPARRERSTSPQLDARTPHTAHTRATEGTVAESMLHLFERMQMAARPAPKDIFELPHFYGDVSEWRSFYNTYAETSKRYKFTDYENVARLRMALRGDAKTCVSHVLSTATRPDMIVRILKKQFGRSESLLGILLRFREWEFAVTADIQEMFLQIQLRREDRHSQLFIWRGSRRDVTPWTYQLNRVCFGNISSPFLAHSVRNRNATDNKDRYPDAVYDIHNNHYMDDYVASYETERELISTATQVRLAHAEASFRLRSYASNNELLMRNIDPEERATGPSHLGEKQQTVLGMTWDPETDTLGYNTKMLRVPDDVKRYERSPTKRELLSAVMSVYDPLGLIAQYMISAKIIFQRVWTKGTDWDERLPAEEAEDFFRWLRALSDVSALRIPRRYATPTGAVRRELHIFSDASTEAYSAAAYWRVSNDEEETQVSLAIAKSRVCPLKVMTVPRLELTAAVVGVRLAETILREQRYPVTKVTYWTDSMVVLGWVRDDARNYRPYVSHRLAEIAEKTDRDAWRYVPTAQNPADRATRCQPAQSVRIEDEWYEGPRFLYGPETSWPSHTSNRTDDLPERKARPSTATSLAIISAKPDPSSVLPDVRRFSSYDRLLNATANVLLFIEKTRTKNKALQLQVRHLRKAEHMWLQYSQRRSFPEELRALSQNRLIDRKSRLYDLAPELGDDGVLRMKTRLGSAPVLYTALQPIILDSREPFTRLLILRAHRRSAHIHNEAVINELRQEYWILHLRPTVKSVARNCALCTLRRATPRAQPLGDLPPERLQAYQRPFTHTAQDYMGPMFVTIGRRREKRWVCLYTCLVTRAIHLESVHSLSTDSALLSLRRFAARRGWPRTMYSDNATCFRAAATELREAYRQWLPVLQTYATQNRMEWKFIPPGNPSAGGAWERMIRTVKIAMSYTFNERAPKPEVFETLLAEIENIVNRRPLTHVNVDPDSEESLTPAHFLLLHNANLPMIGVYDENEKKQWKMAQALADHFWRRWTKEYFPLLAPRKSSHDGGRQLQPGDVVIVAEPNGPRSVWPRGVVETTYPGPDGRVRSADIRTRHGTLRRPSCRLAVIASQPMHQESSTAGTKC from the exons atgggcgccgacgcggcgcgccCTCCCTCACCTCCCTCCGGACCCGCTGGCGTAACGGAAGGGCTTAGCGTCGCCGGCGCGCAACCGATGGGCGCGGCGACAGCTAACAGCACGCTCAGGTATGGATTAACCGTAGAGACACCGAGGTCACCGTCCTACGACACGACATTGCTATGGCGAAGGGATTTAGCCAAGCGGTTACGGCGTCGTTCCAGACCCACGCCGATCCCAGCTAGACATCCCAAGGCTGCCGTCATAGACAGAACTACCGAGAAACGAAAGTCGCTGCAGGAAACTACCAAGGAGGTAAATAAACCAATTATTAAAGCTCAGTCCGTCAGATCACATGCGAGCAGTCGCACTGTGATAGAAGCGCAGCTGTCTCAGGCGGAGCTCGAGGCCAGCGAACGGCTAGCGGAGATATCCCGGAGGGAGTTGCAGCTAGAAGCGGACATGGTACGTAAACGGCTAGACGCCAGAAAACTGCAGATCCGCGCTAATGCGGATAGCGCAGACGAGCACGAATCTGCTGGTAGCGTGCGGAATTCGAATCAAGATCGATTAGACGAATGGCTAGAGAACTCGCGAGACGCGACGTCAAAACCCATTTGTAAGAGGTTAACCGACGAACCTCTATCCAAGTACGAGACTCCGAGACGACCTGCGCAGGCGGAGCGGCATATTCGAGGCCTCTCACCGGACCGCCAG CGACGCAGGCGATCGACGACGCCGCCGGCGCGTCGCGAGCGATCGACGTCGCCACAGCTGGACGCGCGTACTCCGCACACGGCGCACACGCGCGCCACCGAAGGTACTGTAGCAGAGTCCATGCTGCACCTGTTCGAGAGGATGCAGATGGCGGCCCGTCCAGCCCCGAAAGATATATTCGAGCTGCCGCATTTCTACGGAGACGTCAGCGAGTGGAGAAGTTTCTACAATACCTACGCAGAGACATCGAAGCGGTATAAGTTCACTGACTACGAGAACGTGGCGCGGCTCAGGATGGCTTTACGCGGGGACGCAAAGACGTGTGTGTCTCACGTGTTATCGACAGCCACCAGACCCGATATGATCGTGAGAATACTGAAAAAGCAGTTTGGACGCAGCGAG AGCCTGCTGGGGATACTACTTCGATTCCGTGAATGGGAATTCGCCGTCACCGCGGACATACAGGAAATGTTCCTTCAAATACAGCTGCGAAGAGAGGATCGGCATAGTCAGCTCTTCATCTGGAGGGGATCGCGGCGTGACGTGACACCGTGGACGTACCAGCTAAACCGGGTATGTTTCGGTAACATCTCTTCTCCTTTTCTCGCACACTCGGTGCGGAATAGGAATGCGACGGACAACAAGGATCGCTATCCGGACGCGGTCTACGATATCCATAATAATCACTACATGGACGATTATGTGGCATCATATGAGACAGAACGGGAACTCATATCAACAGCGACACAGGTGAGACTAGCACACGCGGAGGCTAGCTTTCGGCTGCGCAGCTACGCTAGCAACAACGAGTTGTTAATGCGAAACATCGATCCGGAGGAGCGAGCGACGGGACCTTCTCATCTCGGAGAAAAGCAACAGACCGTCCTCGGAATGACGTGGGACCCAGAGACGGATACGCTGGGGTACAACACGAAAATGCTACGAGTGCCAGACGACGTGAAAAGGTACGAGCGATCGCCCACTAAAAGGGAACTTTTGAGTGCCGTAATGTCAGTTTACGACCCATTAGGCCTCATAGCGCAGTATATGATAAGCGCTAAGATCATATTCCAACGTGTGTGGACAAAGGGCACGGACTGGGACGAGCGGCTGCCGGCGGAGGAAGCGGAGGACTTTTTCCGGTGGCTGAGGGCACTGAGCGACGTGTCCGCGCTGCGAATACCCCGACGATACGCCACGCCCACCGGTGCAGTTAGAAGAGAACTGCATATTTTCAGTGATGCATCGACCGAGGCCTACAGCGCGGCGGCCTATTGGCGAGTATCGAACGACGAGGAGGAAACGCAAGTGAGCTTAGCTATAGCGAAAAGCCGAGTTTGCCCGCTAAAGGTAATGACAGTTCCCAGGCTCGAATTAACCGCAGCAGTCGTCGGCGTGCGGCTGGCGGAGACAATTTTACGCGAGCAGCGTTATCCTGTGACAAAGGTGACGTATTGGACAGATTCCATGGTTGTTCTCGGATGGGTTCGCGATGACGCGCGAAACTATCGTCCGTACGTGTCACACCGACTTGCGGAGATCGCCGAGAAAACAGATAgagacgcgtggaggtatgtacCAACCGCTCAGAACCCCGCAGATCGAGCGACGAGATGTCAACCAGCGCAGAGCGTGCGCATCGAGGACGAGTGGTACGAAGGACCGCGCTTTCTCTATGGACCCGAGACATCATGGCCTAGTCACACATCGAATCGAACAGACGACCTGCCTGAGAGGAAGGCGAGGCCGTCAACCGCGACATCACTGGCGATCATCTCAGCGAAGCCAGACCCTTCGAGCGTACTGCCAGACGTGAGACGATTTAGCAGTTACGACAGACTGTTGAACGCGACAGCGAACGTCTTGCTATTCATCGAGAAAACGAGAACGAAGAATAAAGCCTTGCAGCTACAAGTCAGACATTTGAgaaaggcagaacacatgtgGTTGCAATACAGTCAACGACGAAGCTTTCCCGAAGAGCTTCGAGCCTTAAGCCAGAATAGGCTCATCGATCGCAAATCGCGATTATACGACCTGGCACCCGAGCTAGGCGATGACGGCGTGTTACGCATGAAGACGAGGCTGGGCAGCGCTCCAGTATTGTACACCGCGCTACAACCGATAATACTGGATAGCCGCGAGCCGTTCACCCGTCTACTCATCCTGCGAGCTCACCGACGATCAGCGCACATTCACAACGAAGCAGTAATCAACGAACTGCGACAAGAATATTGGATACTACATCTGCGGCCGACCGTGAAGTCTGTAGCTCGAAACTGCGCGCTATGCACACTACGACGAGCAACACCGAGAGCGCAGCCCTTAGGCGATCTCCCGCCCGAGCGACTACAGGCGTATCAACGTCCCTTCACTCACACCGCACAAGACTACATGGGACCGATGTTCGTCACGATCGGACGGCGCAGAGAAAAACGCTGGGTGTGTCTATACACGTGCCTAGTGACGCGCGCTATTCACCTTGAAAGCGTGCACAGTCTTTCAACCGACAGCGCGCTACTATCACTACGAAGATTCGCCGCGAGAAGAGGATGGCCCAGAACGATGTACAGCGATAACGCGACGTGCTTCAGGGCGGCGGCGACGGAACTACGTGAGGCGTACCGGCAATGGCTGCCTGTACTGCAAACTTACGCCACTCAGAACCGAATGGAGTGGAAATTCATCCCACCTGGCAATCCTTCGGCCGGGGGCGCGTGGGAGCGAATGATAAGGACAGTTAAGATAGCGATGTCCTACACTTTCAACGAACGAGCACCGAAACCCGAAGTTTTCGAAACTCTACTCGCCGAGATAGAGAATATCGTCAACCGACGACCACTTACACATGTCAACGTCGATCCAGACTCCGAAGAAAGTTTGACTCCAGCACACTTTCTACTTCTTCATAACGCTAACCTACCGATGATTGGCGTTTACGACGAGAACGAAAAGAAGCAATGGAAGATGGCCCAAGCGCTTGCCGACCACTTTTGGCGGCGCTGGACCAAAGAGTACTTTCCTCTACTGGCACCGAGGAAGTCGTCCCACGACGGAGGGCGGCAACTTCAACCAGGCGATGTGGTCATCGTCGCTGAACCCAATGGTCCACGCAGCGTGTGGCCCCGAGGCGTCGTCGAGACTACCTACCCGGGACCCGATGGACGGGTCCGCTCCGCTGACATCAGAACGAGACACGGGACGCTACGCAGGCCCAGCTGCAGGCTGGCGGTCATCGCGTCGCAACCCATGCACCAGGAGTCTTCGACTGCGGGGACAAaatgttag